The genomic stretch ATTTGGCCGAAAATCAGGGGGTAACTATTTTAATGTCCAGCCATAAATTAGATGAAATTGCCAGAATAGCGACCAAAATAGCTATTATTCATCAAGGCCGCTTGATTAAGGAAATAACTAAAGAACAATTAGCTGTAGAATTAAAAAAGGTACTGGTTGTGCAGGTAAATGATCAACAAATAGGCAGCAAAGTATTAGCCCAGGCAGGTTATCAGGTACAGAAAAATGGTGTTCAACTACTAATTACTGATCAAGAGGCTCTTAACTATCCGGATAAAATTGCCTGCTTATTAGTTGAAAAAGGCTGTCCCCCGACACTTCTTAAAGTACAAAAGGAAAATCTCGAAGATTATTTTCTAAGAATAGTTACCAAGGGGGGGGAATCTAGTGTTTAGAATTGCTCTGTTTATAGAAGCCAAAAAATTGTTTAGTTCTCGTATACCTCTTTTTACACTATTGGCCTCCCTATTAGTTCCTTTTTTGGGTGCCTTTTTTATGTTGGTTTTAGGGGACCCTTTAATAGCCGAAAGACTAGGTATTGTTTCCTTAAAAGCTGAATTAATAGGTATTGTTGACTTGTCTACTTATTTAAATTTTTTAGCCCAGGCGATAGCCATTGGGGGATTAATTATTTTTGGGTTTGTTTTTACTTGGATTTTCGGTAGGGAATATGTGGAACAAACTATAGATGACTTGTTGGCTTTACCTGTTTCGCGGTCTGTAATTGTATTGGCCAAATTTACTATCGCTTTTTTATGGTGTTTTTGTTTGGCATTGGCAGTTTTAATAATTGGTATTTTTTTGGGTAAACTGCTTGCTTTGCCTGGAGGAGATATAATTAAAAAAATCGGTTTAGATTTTTTATTAGTTGCTAGTTTTACAATTTTACTGTCTACACCACTGGCC from Clostridia bacterium encodes the following:
- a CDS encoding ABC transporter permease subunit, which produces MFRIALFIEAKKLFSSRIPLFTLLASLLVPFLGAFFMLVLGDPLIAERLGIVSLKAELIGIVDLSTYLNFLAQAIAIGGLIIFGFVFTWIFGREYVEQTIDDLLALPVSRSVIVLAKFTIAFLWCFCLALAVLIIGIFLGKLLALPGGDIIKKIGLDFLLVASFTILLSTPLAFLACWGKGYLLPLGFMIFTLVLAQVITAIGYGAYFPWSVGAVFTGLAGEEALPHFSFFSVLFTGLLALGGTIFWWRTVDHG